In one Nocardia tengchongensis genomic region, the following are encoded:
- a CDS encoding Rv3235 family protein produces the protein MDRGSAPRSSGSPGLQRVLRSSHAAKNGQGDERNTAAGQFARGALRVALEVVDGRRPAGHLGPFAEPAVVAAVRTLASVRRSPGRELGTATLTRVNVIMVEAAAAEVCAGYDRGGRHFALAARIVRGRSGWRLAAFRVC, from the coding sequence GTGGACCGTGGGTCGGCGCCGCGATCCTCGGGTTCGCCCGGCCTGCAACGGGTTCTGCGGTCTTCGCACGCTGCGAAGAACGGGCAGGGTGACGAACGCAACACTGCCGCAGGACAATTCGCTCGCGGCGCCCTGCGGGTGGCGCTGGAGGTGGTGGACGGCCGTCGCCCGGCTGGGCATTTGGGTCCGTTCGCCGAGCCCGCGGTGGTGGCCGCGGTGCGCACCCTGGCGAGCGTTCGTCGCTCGCCCGGACGCGAGCTCGGGACCGCCACTCTCACCAGGGTGAATGTGATCATGGTCGAGGCCGCCGCGGCCGAGGTTTGCGCGGGCTACGATCGCGGCGGGCGGCATTTCGCGCTCGCGGCACGCATTGTCCGCGGTCGTTCCGGGTGGCGCCTGGCCGCATTCCGGGTGTGCTGA
- a CDS encoding PaaI family thioesterase: protein MDHDRDAAPLPLGELFAEGPFPPHHPGCYGCGPANPASPHMTFERHGDLVRSTFVLDERHQGAPGVAHGGIVSAALDEASGSVLMPLRLPAVTVKLEVDFLVPVQLHRELTVTSKLVGREGRKLFIHTALTDGDTVVATGRAIFVEVTAAHFQRFGATPGELSSVGA, encoded by the coding sequence ATGGACCACGATCGCGATGCCGCGCCGTTGCCCCTCGGCGAGCTCTTCGCCGAGGGGCCTTTCCCGCCGCACCACCCGGGCTGTTACGGCTGCGGCCCGGCCAACCCGGCCTCCCCGCACATGACCTTCGAGCGGCACGGTGACCTGGTGCGCAGCACTTTCGTGCTGGACGAGCGGCATCAGGGCGCACCGGGCGTGGCGCACGGCGGCATCGTCTCGGCGGCCCTGGACGAGGCTTCCGGCTCGGTGCTGATGCCGCTGCGGCTGCCCGCCGTGACCGTGAAACTCGAGGTCGATTTCCTGGTCCCGGTCCAGCTGCACCGAGAATTGACGGTCACCTCCAAGCTCGTCGGCCGGGAGGGCCGCAAGCTGTTCATCCACACCGCGCTGACCGACGGCGATACCGTGGTCGCCACCGGCCGCGCGATCTTCGTCGAGGTGACCGCCGCCCACTTCCAGCGCTTCGGCGCGACGCCGGGCGAATTGTCCAGCGTCGGAGCGTGA
- a CDS encoding IclR family transcriptional regulator, whose protein sequence is MRIAAPVEGAIVVIHHVFRPDNTEQALAVGEELPPHATALGKVLLAYDNDLADGLLEGALPALTHRTIIDPGSVRRAISDVRRAGWAGDIGEYRSGEASVAAPIRSRGGLVVGAIGVTGPIDRLCDGQLRFRPAPIGQVRDAAAAVSRDLGGAQ, encoded by the coding sequence GTGCGGATCGCCGCGCCGGTGGAGGGTGCGATCGTGGTGATCCACCACGTCTTCCGGCCCGACAACACCGAGCAGGCGCTGGCGGTCGGCGAGGAACTGCCCCCGCACGCCACCGCTCTCGGCAAGGTGCTGCTGGCCTACGACAACGACCTCGCCGACGGCCTGCTCGAAGGCGCCCTGCCCGCCCTCACGCACCGGACGATCATCGATCCGGGGTCGGTGCGGCGCGCGATCTCCGACGTGCGCCGGGCCGGCTGGGCCGGTGATATCGGCGAATACCGTTCCGGTGAGGCGAGTGTCGCCGCGCCGATTCGCTCCCGGGGTGGTTTGGTGGTCGGTGCCATCGGCGTCACCGGGCCGATCGACCGGCTCTGCGACGGGCAGCTGCGATTCCGGCCCGCTCCGATCGGCCAGGTCCGCGACGCGGCGGCCGCGGTATCGCGGGATCTCGGTGGCGCGCAATGA
- a CDS encoding WGR domain-containing protein, producing MSGGENTYLELSQDSGTAHKFYEVIVTGTQVTIRYGRIGDAGQRQVSSFATVEKARAAAAKKVGEKMRKGYAPAVMGARGRRPVTRRAIVSQRSTAKRAPVLWSFDSGAAAFGIFVDEERCWVGNEHGDVFTLTPEGEVTGRFRLPDAVKCIVADDFWIYAGCDDGRVYDLSGKVPRAAYDIAANVDIYWLDIHDGILGVSDRQGGLTVIDHEEESLWSRRSNGDSGWMVRIDEAGVYHGHSGGVTKYDLATGDSRWQVGTGGSVLFGWQESDAVYAGTGTRQVRMVAKDGQAERTYQCDASVFSCATSPDGRYVFAGDNCSSVYCFDSAGTRLWKLATGCGSAYSMQYHDEKLYLVTTNGTLACLDVSEPAIRNAEQGVLPQTLSIKAPEISAVTPSASVEVITDAGDGIVVECVQENGSLRVHVLSSGYQRDWNVQFPREIREAGARYVVDAVTESARGGFYRVRGDIRRLR from the coding sequence ATGAGCGGCGGGGAGAACACGTACCTGGAGCTGTCCCAGGACAGCGGTACGGCACACAAGTTCTACGAGGTCATCGTGACCGGGACGCAGGTGACGATCCGGTACGGACGCATCGGCGACGCCGGGCAGCGGCAGGTGAGTTCGTTTGCGACCGTGGAGAAGGCGCGGGCGGCGGCGGCCAAGAAGGTCGGCGAGAAGATGCGCAAGGGCTACGCGCCCGCGGTCATGGGAGCGCGCGGACGGCGGCCGGTCACCCGGCGCGCCATCGTCAGCCAGCGCTCGACCGCCAAGAGGGCGCCCGTGCTGTGGAGCTTCGACTCCGGCGCGGCGGCGTTCGGCATCTTCGTCGACGAAGAGCGCTGCTGGGTCGGCAACGAGCACGGCGACGTCTTCACCCTCACCCCCGAGGGCGAGGTGACCGGACGGTTCCGGCTGCCCGATGCGGTGAAATGCATTGTCGCCGATGATTTCTGGATCTACGCGGGCTGCGACGACGGTCGCGTCTACGACCTGTCCGGCAAGGTGCCGCGCGCGGCCTACGACATCGCGGCCAATGTCGACATCTACTGGCTCGACATCCACGACGGCATCCTCGGCGTCTCCGACCGGCAGGGCGGACTGACCGTCATCGACCACGAAGAGGAATCGCTGTGGTCCCGGCGCAGCAACGGCGACTCGGGCTGGATGGTGCGCATCGACGAAGCCGGTGTGTACCACGGGCATTCGGGCGGCGTCACCAAGTACGACCTGGCCACCGGTGACAGCCGCTGGCAGGTCGGCACCGGCGGCTCGGTGCTGTTCGGCTGGCAGGAGAGCGACGCCGTCTACGCCGGCACCGGCACCCGCCAGGTCCGCATGGTGGCCAAGGACGGGCAGGCCGAACGCACCTACCAGTGCGACGCGTCCGTATTCTCCTGCGCCACTTCACCGGACGGGCGTTACGTCTTCGCCGGCGACAACTGCTCGTCGGTGTACTGCTTCGACTCCGCGGGCACCCGCCTGTGGAAGCTGGCCACCGGCTGCGGTTCGGCCTATTCGATGCAGTACCACGACGAGAAGCTCTACCTGGTCACCACCAACGGCACCCTGGCCTGCCTGGACGTCAGCGAGCCCGCCATCCGCAACGCCGAACAGGGCGTGCTGCCGCAGACGCTGTCGATCAAGGCGCCGGAGATCTCGGCCGTGACGCCCAGCGCCAGCGTGGAGGTGATCACCGACGCGGGCGACGGCATCGTCGTGGAATGTGTGCAGGAGAACGGCAGCCTGCGGGTCCACGTCCTCTCCTCCGGCTACCAACGCGACTGGAACGTGCAGTTCCCCAGAGAGATTCGCGAGGCCGGGGCCCGCTACGTGGTCGACGCCGTCACCGAATCGGCGCGCGGCGGGTTCTACCGCGTCCGCGGCGACATCCGCCGGCTGCGCTGA
- a CDS encoding ATP-dependent Clp protease ATP-binding subunit, giving the protein MTQGWPSSMGSFDSFDDIFDRFFGSGMSRQPPVQRIDLTRLLSESAKSVVDSARQAAHDWGSAEITPEHLLYAAAAIEPARSIIAEIGREPEQLREQMRTAAGSAVGAHGDEHALALSPAAKLALRNAQRSAAEAGSSYIGPEHILLGIAGLHDTPAAQALAGAKMPPAATAAKEPSDTPTLDEYGRDLTAEARAGKVDPVVGRAEEIEQTVEILSRRRKNNPVLIGDPGVGKTAIVEGLAQRIVNGDVPATLADRRVIALDVSSMVAGSKYRGEFEERLTKVLDEVRAHSEELVVFIDELHTIVGAGGGGEGSMDAGNMLKPALARGELHAIGATTIDEYRKYIEKDAALERRFQPVMVSEPSVTDTIEILRGLADVYEEHHQVRYLDEALIAAAELSDRYLTDRFMPDKAIDLVDQAGARVRLRTRTPDPKVRELEEKLGHLNREKDAAVAGEDYEKATKIKAEIAKTEAKAVDEADRTEVPTVTITDIAEVISRHTGIPVADLTTEERAKLLKLEHDLHQRVIGQDEAIIAVAEAVRRARAGLKDPNRPIGSFLFLGPTGVGKTELAKALAAAVFGDEDRLIRFDMSEFQEKHTVARLVGAPPGYIGYDDAAQLTDKVRRQPYSVILFDEVEKAHPDVFNVLLQLLDDGRVTDSKGRTVDFKNTIVILTSNIGSDLILSAKDGDLDSITPQLEERLRKQFRPEFLNRLDEQIIFHRLDKQQLRTIVGLVLDGTRRRLHGQDIELDVSDKAMDWLADTGYQPEFGARPLRRTVQKQLDNALAKKLLEGSLAPGDTVRIDADDDGLLIEALHHGGGQKTDATITEESIMTVGKGDKKSANGHGKHGGKESRGKSASGKN; this is encoded by the coding sequence ATGACCCAGGGTTGGCCCAGTTCGATGGGTTCCTTCGATTCCTTCGACGATATCTTCGACCGCTTCTTCGGATCCGGAATGTCGCGCCAGCCGCCGGTGCAGCGCATCGACCTGACCCGATTGCTGAGCGAGAGCGCCAAATCCGTGGTCGACTCGGCCCGGCAGGCCGCTCACGACTGGGGCAGCGCCGAGATCACACCCGAGCACCTGCTCTACGCGGCCGCGGCCATCGAGCCCGCCCGCAGCATCATCGCCGAGATCGGCCGTGAACCCGAACAATTGCGCGAGCAGATGCGCACCGCCGCGGGCAGTGCCGTCGGCGCGCACGGCGACGAACACGCCCTGGCGCTGAGCCCGGCGGCCAAGCTGGCCCTGCGCAACGCGCAACGCAGCGCCGCCGAGGCGGGCAGCAGCTACATCGGGCCCGAGCACATCCTGCTCGGCATCGCGGGCCTGCACGACACTCCGGCCGCCCAGGCGCTGGCGGGCGCGAAGATGCCTCCTGCCGCCACCGCGGCCAAGGAGCCCTCCGACACCCCGACCCTCGACGAGTACGGCCGCGACCTCACCGCGGAGGCCCGCGCCGGCAAGGTGGACCCGGTGGTCGGGCGCGCCGAGGAGATCGAGCAGACCGTGGAGATCCTGTCGCGGCGGCGCAAGAACAATCCGGTGCTGATCGGCGACCCGGGCGTCGGCAAGACCGCCATCGTGGAGGGCCTGGCCCAGCGCATCGTCAATGGCGACGTGCCCGCGACGCTGGCCGACCGCCGGGTCATCGCCCTGGACGTGAGTTCCATGGTGGCGGGCAGTAAATACCGCGGCGAATTCGAGGAGCGGCTCACCAAGGTGCTCGACGAAGTGCGTGCGCACTCCGAGGAATTGGTGGTCTTCATCGACGAGCTGCACACCATCGTGGGTGCCGGCGGCGGTGGCGAGGGCTCCATGGACGCGGGCAATATGCTCAAGCCCGCCCTGGCCCGCGGTGAATTGCACGCCATCGGCGCGACCACCATCGACGAGTACCGCAAGTACATCGAGAAGGACGCGGCCCTGGAGCGCCGCTTCCAGCCGGTGATGGTGTCCGAGCCGTCGGTGACCGACACCATCGAGATCCTGCGCGGCCTGGCCGACGTGTACGAGGAGCATCACCAGGTGCGGTACCTGGACGAGGCGCTGATCGCGGCGGCGGAACTGTCGGATCGCTACCTCACCGACCGGTTCATGCCGGACAAGGCCATCGATCTGGTGGACCAGGCCGGCGCGCGGGTCCGATTGCGCACGCGCACACCGGATCCCAAGGTGCGAGAGCTGGAAGAGAAACTGGGGCACCTGAATCGGGAGAAGGACGCCGCGGTCGCGGGCGAGGACTACGAGAAGGCCACCAAGATCAAGGCCGAGATCGCGAAGACCGAGGCGAAGGCCGTCGACGAGGCGGACCGCACCGAGGTCCCGACGGTCACCATCACCGATATCGCCGAGGTGATCTCGCGTCACACCGGGATCCCGGTCGCCGACCTCACCACCGAGGAACGCGCGAAACTGCTGAAGCTGGAACATGATCTGCACCAGCGGGTGATCGGTCAGGACGAGGCCATCATCGCGGTGGCCGAGGCGGTGCGCCGCGCCCGCGCCGGACTCAAGGATCCCAACCGGCCGATCGGCTCGTTCCTGTTCCTGGGCCCCACCGGCGTCGGCAAGACCGAACTCGCGAAAGCCTTGGCGGCCGCGGTGTTCGGCGACGAGGACCGGCTCATCCGCTTCGACATGAGCGAGTTCCAGGAGAAGCACACGGTGGCTCGGCTGGTCGGCGCGCCGCCCGGATACATCGGCTACGACGACGCCGCCCAGCTCACCGACAAGGTGCGCCGCCAGCCGTATTCGGTGATCCTGTTCGACGAGGTCGAGAAGGCGCATCCGGACGTGTTCAACGTGCTGCTGCAGCTGCTCGACGACGGCCGGGTCACCGATTCCAAGGGCCGCACCGTCGATTTCAAGAACACCATCGTGATCCTCACCAGCAATATCGGGTCCGATCTGATCCTGTCCGCGAAGGACGGCGATCTGGATTCGATCACCCCGCAGCTGGAGGAGCGGCTGCGCAAGCAGTTCCGGCCCGAGTTCCTCAACCGGCTCGACGAGCAGATCATCTTCCATCGGCTCGACAAGCAGCAGCTGCGCACCATCGTCGGGCTGGTGCTGGACGGCACCCGCCGCCGGCTGCACGGTCAGGACATCGAGCTGGACGTGTCCGACAAGGCGATGGACTGGCTGGCGGACACCGGCTATCAGCCCGAGTTCGGCGCCCGGCCACTGCGCCGGACCGTGCAGAAGCAGCTGGACAACGCGCTGGCGAAGAAGCTCCTGGAAGGCTCACTGGCCCCCGGCGACACCGTCCGCATCGACGCCGACGACGATGGCCTGCTGATCGAGGCGCTGCACCACGGCGGCGGCCAGAAGACCGACGCCACGATCACCGAGGAATCGATCATGACCGTCGGCAAGGGCGACAAGAAGAGCGCCAACGGCCATGGCAAGCACGGCGGGAAGGAGTCGCGCGGGAAGTCGGCCTCGGGCAAGAACTGA
- the glpK gene encoding glycerol kinase GlpK, translated as MTQYVGAIDQGTTSTRFMVFDHSGNVIARHQLEHEQILPQAGWVEHNPDEIWERARTVIKSALAGAGLTASDLAAVGVTNQRETTIVWNRRTGRPYYNAIVWQDTRTDRIVAEVEKAGHGDLIRERAGLPPAPYFSGGKLRWILDNVPGVRADAERGDALFGTPDTWIIWNLTGGVHGGVHVTDPTNASRTMLMDLETLDWDEELLAVFDVPRSMLPRIAPSSNPEGFGTTYPGGPFKGAVTIAGVLGDQQAATVGQVCFRPGEAKNTYGTGNFLMLNTGTEIVRSKHGLLTTVAYQFGDDKPVYALEGSIAVTGSAVQWLRDQLGIISGAERVEALARQVSDNGGVYFVPAFSGLFAPHWRADARGVIVGLSRYSNNAHIARATLESICYQTRDVVEAMQQDSGVALDTLRVDGGVTSNELAMQIQADFLGVPVSRPVVAETTALGAAYAAGLAVGFWSSTDELVANWHEDKNWQPTMTDQQRQRGYARWRKAVSRTLDWVDLDDDED; from the coding sequence ATGACGCAGTATGTCGGAGCCATCGACCAAGGCACGACCTCCACGCGATTCATGGTGTTCGACCACAGCGGCAATGTGATTGCCCGCCATCAACTCGAACACGAGCAGATCCTTCCGCAGGCCGGCTGGGTGGAACACAATCCGGACGAGATCTGGGAGCGGGCCCGCACCGTCATCAAGAGCGCCCTGGCCGGAGCCGGACTCACCGCGAGCGACCTGGCCGCGGTCGGCGTCACCAATCAGCGCGAGACCACCATCGTGTGGAACCGCCGCACCGGACGCCCCTACTACAACGCCATCGTCTGGCAGGACACCCGCACCGACCGCATCGTGGCCGAGGTGGAGAAGGCCGGCCACGGCGATCTGATTCGCGAACGCGCCGGACTGCCGCCCGCGCCGTACTTCTCCGGCGGCAAGCTGCGCTGGATCCTCGACAACGTCCCCGGCGTCCGCGCGGACGCCGAGCGGGGCGACGCGCTCTTCGGCACCCCCGACACCTGGATCATCTGGAACCTCACCGGCGGCGTCCACGGCGGCGTGCACGTCACCGACCCGACCAACGCCTCGCGCACCATGCTCATGGATCTCGAAACCCTGGACTGGGACGAGGAATTGCTCGCGGTGTTCGACGTGCCGCGCAGCATGCTGCCGCGCATCGCGCCCTCGTCGAATCCGGAAGGCTTCGGCACCACCTACCCGGGCGGCCCGTTCAAGGGCGCCGTGACGATCGCCGGTGTGCTCGGCGACCAGCAGGCCGCCACCGTCGGCCAGGTCTGCTTCCGGCCCGGCGAGGCCAAGAACACCTACGGCACCGGCAATTTTCTCATGCTCAACACCGGCACCGAGATCGTGCGCTCCAAGCACGGCCTGCTCACCACCGTCGCCTACCAGTTCGGCGACGACAAACCGGTGTACGCGCTCGAGGGCTCGATCGCCGTCACCGGGTCGGCCGTACAGTGGCTGCGCGACCAGCTCGGCATCATCTCCGGCGCGGAGCGGGTCGAGGCGCTGGCCCGGCAGGTCTCCGACAACGGCGGCGTCTACTTCGTGCCCGCCTTCTCCGGTCTGTTCGCGCCCCACTGGCGCGCGGACGCCCGCGGCGTCATCGTGGGCCTGTCCCGCTACAGCAACAATGCCCACATCGCCAGGGCCACACTGGAATCCATCTGCTACCAGACCCGCGACGTGGTCGAGGCCATGCAGCAGGACTCCGGGGTCGCCCTCGACACGCTGCGCGTGGACGGCGGTGTCACCTCCAACGAACTCGCCATGCAGATCCAGGCCGACTTCCTCGGCGTCCCGGTCTCCCGGCCGGTCGTCGCCGAGACCACCGCGCTCGGCGCCGCCTACGCCGCCGGGCTCGCGGTCGGATTCTGGAGCAGCACAGACGAACTCGTCGCCAACTGGCACGAGGACAAGAACTGGCAACCCACCATGACCGACCAGCAGCGGCAGCGTGGTTACGCCCGCTGGCGCAAGGCCGTGTCCCGCACCCTCGACTGGGTCGATCTCGACGACGACGAGGACTGA
- a CDS encoding Lsr2 family protein, with the protein MAKKVTVTLVDDYDGESKADETVFFSIDGNDFEIDLSNKNAGKLREALEPWSEKARKVGRSKRKVAAGGRTRPAVDREESTAIREWARAQGHQVSSRGRIPAEIVEAYQRAKN; encoded by the coding sequence ATGGCTAAGAAAGTCACCGTAACTCTGGTTGACGACTACGACGGCGAATCGAAGGCCGACGAGACCGTCTTTTTCTCGATCGACGGCAACGACTTCGAGATCGATCTGTCGAACAAGAACGCCGGCAAGCTGCGGGAAGCCCTGGAACCGTGGTCGGAAAAGGCTCGCAAGGTGGGTCGTTCCAAGCGCAAGGTGGCCGCCGGCGGCCGCACCCGTCCGGCCGTGGACCGCGAGGAGAGCACCGCGATCCGTGAATGGGCTCGGGCTCAGGGACACCAGGTTTCCTCGCGCGGTCGTATCCCGGCCGAGATCGTCGAAGCTTACCAGCGCGCCAAGAATTAG
- the glpD gene encoding glycerol-3-phosphate dehydrogenase, producing MSAQLDPAYRARAIAGLGDTEIDVLVIGGGVTGAGAALDAASRGLSVTLVEARDFAAGTSSRSSKLIHGGLRYLEQYDFALVREALKERGLLLNKLAPHLVHPVSFLFPLQKHYERFYIGAGIALYDTMGGARSVPMHKHLSRSKALELAPALKADAMTGAIRYYDAQVDDARHTMMIARTAAEHGATVLTRTKVTGLLRDGEQVVGARVLDLETGLEHSIRAKTVISATGVWTDDMIKMTGVEFPFHVRMSKGVHIMVPREKLDMGTGIAMKTEKSVLFVIPWAEHWIIGTTDTDWSLDKNHPTATAGDVQYILDHVNSLLREPLTRADIVGTYAGLRPLMTGASKETSKLSREHAVAEPAPGLFVIAGGKYTTYRVMAADVVNAAAERLGGDVAPSITANLPILGATGYQDLLDRVAEVAAAAGLPEQTVTHLLGRYGSLTDEIFDLIAADPALGEPIPGAEDYVGAEAVYAATHEGALHLDDLLTRRTRISIEVPDRGLKAAPEIAKLIAPHLGWDDERTNAEINRYFDRVHAELAANEEKDDEAANAARMIAVG from the coding sequence GTGTCCGCACAGCTGGATCCCGCCTACCGCGCCCGGGCCATCGCAGGCCTCGGCGACACCGAAATCGACGTGCTCGTGATCGGTGGTGGAGTGACCGGAGCGGGCGCGGCCCTCGACGCGGCCTCGCGCGGGCTGTCCGTCACCCTGGTCGAGGCGCGCGACTTCGCCGCCGGCACCTCGAGCCGGTCCTCCAAACTCATCCACGGCGGCCTGCGCTACCTGGAGCAGTACGACTTCGCCTTGGTCCGTGAGGCTTTGAAGGAACGCGGACTGCTGCTCAACAAACTGGCCCCGCACCTGGTGCACCCGGTGTCGTTCCTATTCCCGCTGCAGAAGCACTACGAGCGCTTCTACATCGGCGCGGGCATCGCCCTCTACGACACCATGGGCGGCGCGCGCTCGGTGCCCATGCACAAGCACCTGAGCCGTTCCAAGGCACTGGAATTGGCCCCCGCACTCAAGGCGGACGCCATGACCGGCGCCATCCGCTACTACGACGCCCAGGTCGACGACGCCCGCCACACCATGATGATCGCGCGCACCGCCGCCGAGCACGGCGCCACCGTGCTGACCCGCACCAAGGTCACCGGGCTGCTGCGCGACGGCGAACAGGTGGTGGGCGCGCGGGTGCTGGATCTGGAAACCGGTCTGGAGCACAGCATCCGGGCCAAGACCGTGATCTCTGCGACCGGCGTGTGGACCGACGACATGATCAAGATGACCGGCGTGGAATTCCCGTTCCACGTGCGCATGTCCAAGGGCGTGCACATCATGGTGCCGCGCGAGAAGCTCGACATGGGCACCGGCATCGCCATGAAGACCGAGAAGTCGGTGCTGTTCGTCATCCCGTGGGCCGAGCACTGGATCATCGGCACCACCGACACCGACTGGTCGCTGGACAAGAACCACCCGACCGCCACCGCCGGGGACGTCCAGTACATCCTCGACCACGTCAATTCGCTGCTGCGCGAACCGCTCACCCGCGCCGACATCGTCGGCACCTACGCGGGGCTGCGGCCGCTGATGACCGGCGCGTCCAAGGAGACCTCCAAGCTCTCGCGCGAACACGCGGTCGCCGAACCGGCCCCGGGCCTGTTCGTCATCGCGGGCGGCAAGTACACCACCTACCGGGTGATGGCCGCCGACGTGGTGAACGCCGCCGCCGAGCGCCTGGGCGGCGACGTCGCGCCGTCGATCACCGCGAACCTGCCCATCCTGGGCGCGACCGGCTACCAGGACCTGCTCGACCGCGTCGCCGAGGTGGCCGCGGCGGCCGGGCTGCCGGAGCAGACCGTGACCCACCTGCTGGGCCGCTACGGCTCGCTCACCGACGAGATCTTCGACCTCATCGCCGCGGATCCCGCACTGGGCGAACCGATTCCGGGAGCCGAGGACTACGTCGGCGCCGAGGCCGTCTACGCCGCCACCCACGAGGGCGCGCTGCACCTGGACGACCTGCTCACCCGCCGCACCCGCATCTCCATCGAGGTGCCCGACCGCGGGCTGAAGGCGGCTCCCGAGATCGCCAAGCTGATCGCCCCGCACCTGGGCTGGGACGACGAGCGCACCAATGCCGAGATCAACCGCTACTTCGACCGGGTGCACGCCGAATTGGCCGCCAACGAGGAGAAGGACGACGAGGCGGCCAACGCGGCCCGCATGATCGCCGTCGGCTGA
- the glpK gene encoding glycerol kinase GlpK: protein MTQRYVLAIDQGTTSTRAILFDQRARLSGVAQREHRQHYPRPGWMEQDAVQIWRNVERIVPAALRDSGITVDQVAAVGIANQRETTVVWDRATGIPVARAIVWQDVRTEELVARMRETAGAERIRELCGLPLATYFAAPRLRWLLDRTPGLRERAERGEVLFGTMETWLIWNLTGGVHGGVHVTDVTNAGRTLLMNLATLQWDAELLRFFDIPAAMLPRIEPSTGDFGTAAAVLPGVRIAAALGDQHAALFGQTCFAPGETECTYGTGGFLLMNTGKELVRSEHGLLTTIGYQVGPEPVYALEGPIAVTGSLVQWLRDNIGLIASAPEIETLAGTVEDNGGCYLVPAFSGLYAPHWRSDARGLLIGLTSYITKGHIARAVLEATAWQTRDVVEAMNADSGLRAGALRVAGGMTSDNLLMQIVADVLDIPVMRPIVAETVSLGAAYAAGLAVGFWPDLEGLRHNWRVAAQWLPRMDPALRAAEYDNWQRAVRLTYGWLRPEKPLT from the coding sequence ATGACGCAACGGTATGTGCTCGCCATCGACCAGGGCACCACCTCCACCCGGGCCATCCTCTTCGACCAGCGGGCCCGGCTGAGCGGGGTGGCGCAGCGCGAACACCGGCAGCACTACCCGCGGCCGGGCTGGATGGAACAGGACGCCGTGCAGATCTGGCGCAATGTGGAGCGCATCGTGCCTGCGGCCCTGCGGGATTCGGGCATCACCGTCGATCAGGTGGCGGCGGTGGGCATCGCGAATCAGCGGGAGACCACCGTGGTGTGGGACCGCGCCACCGGTATTCCGGTCGCGCGCGCCATCGTCTGGCAGGACGTGCGCACCGAGGAACTCGTGGCGCGGATGCGGGAAACCGCAGGGGCGGAACGCATTCGCGAACTGTGCGGCCTGCCGCTGGCCACCTACTTCGCCGCGCCGCGGCTGCGCTGGCTGCTCGACCGCACCCCCGGCCTGCGGGAACGGGCCGAGCGCGGTGAGGTGCTGTTCGGCACCATGGAGACCTGGCTGATCTGGAATCTGACCGGGGGCGTCCACGGGGGAGTGCACGTCACCGACGTCACCAATGCCGGGCGCACCCTGCTGATGAACCTGGCCACCCTGCAGTGGGACGCGGAACTGTTGCGGTTCTTCGATATTCCGGCGGCCATGCTGCCCCGGATCGAGCCCTCCACCGGTGACTTCGGCACCGCCGCCGCGGTGCTGCCCGGGGTGCGCATCGCCGCGGCGCTGGGGGATCAGCACGCGGCGCTGTTCGGGCAGACCTGCTTCGCGCCCGGCGAGACCGAATGCACCTACGGCACCGGCGGATTCCTGCTCATGAACACCGGCAAGGAGCTGGTGCGCTCCGAGCACGGGCTGCTCACCACCATCGGCTATCAGGTCGGGCCGGAGCCGGTGTACGCGCTGGAGGGGCCGATCGCGGTGACCGGTTCGCTGGTGCAGTGGCTGCGCGACAACATCGGCCTGATCGCGAGCGCGCCGGAGATCGAAACCCTCGCCGGCACAGTGGAAGACAATGGCGGCTGCTATCTGGTGCCCGCCTTCTCCGGGCTGTACGCGCCGCACTGGCGCAGTGACGCGCGCGGTCTGCTCATCGGCCTCACCTCGTATATCACCAAGGGGCACATCGCCCGTGCCGTGCTGGAGGCGACGGCGTGGCAGACCCGCGACGTGGTCGAGGCGATGAACGCCGACTCCGGCCTGCGCGCCGGGGCGCTGCGGGTGGCGGGTGGCATGACCTCGGACAACCTGCTCATGCAGATCGTCGCCGATGTCCTCGACATCCCGGTGATGCGGCCGATCGTGGCCGAGACGGTGTCGCTGGGCGCGGCCTACGCGGCGGGCCTGGCGGTCGGTTTCTGGCCGGATCTCGAGGGCCTGCGCCACAATTGGCGCGTGGCGGCCCAATGGCTGCCGCGCATGGACCCGGCATTGCGCGCCGCGGAATACGACAACTGGCAGCGGGCGGTCCGGCTTACCTACGGTTGGCTGCGGCCCGAGAAGCCCTTGACCTAA